The following are encoded together in the Vigna angularis cultivar LongXiaoDou No.4 chromosome 9, ASM1680809v1, whole genome shotgun sequence genome:
- the LOC108347358 gene encoding uncharacterized protein LOC108347358 yields MSSNEEVTIPLKYWVDDDKKRVIVAEASGDLVDVLFSFLTLPLGTIIRLGNKLEEHIELGCINKLYESVDNLKSNDFWNNVCKKMLHSPRNPLESSCQRLKVKVDDTEPTKYFVCYSCSKEKDLLLSTFDGARCNSGKLMRKETQLLEESKEEVGRDNGAFVKSDAMFLILDDLRVLRSSVGDSVQTFLTHRHKDISNLREIPQNVGIKEILSILKQSLISKSPLSDVLLKNEEYKKYSSSQYTGPIHSKGHVKVKVMVSKSKNKILFAEVDGDFVDLLASFLTTPIGSIVKLMKGKLCLGSIRNLQKCEASQSIMVCKII; encoded by the exons ATGTCTTCCAACGAAGAGGTAACGATCCCTTTGAAATATTGGGTGGACGATGACAAAAAGCGTGTAATTGTGGCAGAAGCAAGTGGGGATTTGGTAGATGTTCTCTTCAGTTTCCTCACCCTTCCTTTGGGAACTATTATTAGGCTTGGAAACAAATTGGAGGAACATATAGAGCTTGGTTGCATCAATAAGCTGTACGAGAGTGTTGATAATTTGAAATCTAATGATTTCTGGAACAACGTCTGCAAGAAAATGTTGCATTCTCCGCGCAACCCGTTAGAGAGCTCTTGCCAAAGACTGAAAGTGAAAGTGGATGATACAGAACCCACTAAGTATTTCGTGTGTTACAGCTGTTCAAAGGAAAAGGATTTGTTGCTGAGTACCTTTGATGGTGCAAGATGCAATAGTGGAAAATTGATGAGAAAAGAAACGCAGTTGCTGGAAGAATCCAAGGAAGAGGTAGGTAGGGACAATGGTGCTTTTGTTAAATCAGATGCCATGTTCTTGATCTTGGATGACTTGAGAGTCCTCCGAAGCTCTGTAGGTGACTCTGTTCAAACGTTTCTCACGCATCGACACAAAGACATCAGCAACCTCAGAGAAATACCTCAAAATGTTGGCATCAAGGAG ataTTGAGCATACTAAAGCAATCCTTAATCTCCAAATCTCCTCTGAGTGATGTATTattgaaaaatgaagaatataaGAAATACTCTTCCTCACAATATACTGGTCCCATTCATTCCAAAGGTCATGTAAAAGTCAAAGTAATGGTGAGCAAATCAAAGAACAAGATTTTATTTGCTGAAGTAGATGGAGATTTTGTTGACCTTCTAGCCAGCTTCCTCACAACACCTATTGGATCTATTGTGAAGCTTATGAAAGGAAAATTGTGCTTGGGAAGCATTCGTAACTTACAAAAGTGTGAAGCGTCTCAATCCATCATGGTTTGTAAGATCATCTAA